Proteins encoded within one genomic window of Sphaerotilus montanus:
- a CDS encoding carbon-nitrogen hydrolase family protein, producing the protein MKIAALQMVSTPRVEDNLARAAELVAQAAAQGAELVVLPEYFCLMGRQDRDKLAVAESAGHGPIQALLSGLARQHRLWLVGGTLPMALEGDPEHASNTSLVFGPDGTLAARYDKIHLFRYDDGERRYDEAATLRPGEQPVAFDATARDGTVHRVGLSVCYDLRFPELYRRLMQPPCSVLVVPAAFTWPTGQAHWELLLRARAVENQCYVIASAQGGRHENGRRTWGHSMVIDPWGTVLAVQDEGDGVVCAELDRAQLARVRTQLPALQHRRL; encoded by the coding sequence ATGAAGATCGCCGCTCTCCAGATGGTATCGACGCCCCGGGTCGAGGACAACCTCGCCCGCGCCGCGGAACTGGTCGCCCAGGCGGCCGCGCAGGGGGCGGAGCTGGTCGTGCTGCCCGAATACTTCTGCCTGATGGGCCGGCAGGACCGTGACAAGCTCGCGGTGGCGGAGTCGGCGGGCCACGGGCCGATCCAGGCGCTGCTGTCCGGTCTGGCGCGCCAGCACCGGCTGTGGCTGGTCGGCGGCACGCTGCCGATGGCGCTGGAGGGGGACCCCGAGCACGCCTCGAACACCTCGCTCGTCTTCGGGCCGGACGGCACGCTCGCCGCCCGCTACGACAAGATCCACCTGTTCCGCTACGACGACGGCGAGCGCCGCTACGACGAGGCGGCCACGCTGCGCCCCGGCGAACAGCCGGTGGCCTTCGACGCCACCGCCCGGGACGGCACGGTGCACCGGGTGGGACTGTCGGTCTGCTACGACCTGCGGTTTCCGGAGCTGTACCGGCGCCTGATGCAGCCGCCCTGCAGCGTGCTGGTGGTGCCGGCTGCGTTCACATGGCCGACCGGACAGGCGCACTGGGAGCTGCTGCTGCGCGCCCGGGCGGTGGAAAACCAGTGTTACGTCATTGCCAGCGCCCAGGGCGGCCGGCACGAGAACGGCCGGCGCACCTGGGGCCACTCGATGGTGATCGACCCCTGGGGCACCGTGCTGGCGGTGCAGGACGAAGGCGACGGGGTCGTGTGCGCGGAGCTGGACAGGGCCCAGCTGGCGCGCGTGCGGACCCAGTTGCCGGCGCTGCAGCACCGCCGGCTCTGA
- a CDS encoding carboxylate--amine ligase — protein sequence MTSDIQTPSRSPAVVLACLGAQGADLNMVRSLGEQGVPVIVIGEYEFPPSGYSRHCIEYICARNFTRRPEHLLRVLRELRVRHGQALPVFPTADTDLRALASLHADLVGTALWVSASPDTVNRMMDKRRFAALAQALRLPVPVTHAPRTLEEVEALSRVIDYPVVLKPAQPTAWMRPGMDPEIARAKALVIDEPAELMRVCCRIAPHGLDVLLQDYVPGSDDLHYSVHAWISRSGPIERVATTRKWRTFPVQVGTGCLVETVSMPDLEAEASDILALLKLRGMVVMNFKRDARTGQFMLLEVNPRLSANSLLLTRAGFNLPWLVYSEVCGRPEAAPTAWRVGLRYLSAKADFRAFRVLSREGRLGWGEYLRTVLRPGMVYRAFDLSDMGPPVQMTVDWLALKCRGSGRWVRSRLGLNAA from the coding sequence ATGACTTCTGATATCCAGACCCCGTCCCGAAGCCCAGCCGTCGTGCTCGCCTGCCTGGGGGCCCAGGGGGCCGACCTGAACATGGTGCGCTCGCTGGGCGAGCAGGGGGTGCCGGTGATCGTCATCGGCGAATACGAGTTTCCGCCGTCGGGCTACTCGCGCCACTGCATCGAATACATCTGCGCCCGCAACTTCACGCGCCGCCCGGAGCACCTGCTGCGCGTGCTGCGCGAACTGCGGGTGCGGCACGGACAGGCCCTGCCGGTGTTCCCGACCGCCGACACCGACCTGCGGGCCCTGGCCTCGCTGCACGCGGACCTGGTCGGCACGGCCTTGTGGGTCTCGGCCTCGCCCGACACGGTGAACCGCATGATGGACAAGCGCCGTTTCGCCGCACTGGCCCAGGCGCTGCGCCTGCCAGTGCCGGTGACGCATGCGCCGCGCACGCTCGAAGAGGTTGAAGCGCTCAGCCGGGTGATCGACTATCCGGTCGTGCTCAAGCCGGCGCAGCCGACAGCCTGGATGCGCCCGGGCATGGACCCGGAGATCGCGCGGGCCAAGGCACTGGTGATCGACGAGCCGGCAGAGCTGATGCGGGTGTGCTGCCGCATCGCGCCGCACGGGCTGGACGTGCTGCTCCAGGACTACGTGCCCGGCAGCGACGACCTGCACTACAGCGTGCACGCGTGGATCAGCCGCAGCGGCCCGATCGAACGTGTGGCGACAACCCGCAAGTGGCGCACCTTCCCGGTTCAGGTCGGCACGGGCTGCCTGGTCGAGACCGTCTCGATGCCGGACCTGGAGGCCGAGGCCAGCGACATCCTCGCGCTGCTGAAGCTGCGCGGCATGGTGGTGATGAACTTCAAGCGCGACGCCCGCACCGGGCAGTTCATGCTGCTGGAGGTCAATCCGCGGCTGAGTGCCAACAGCCTGCTGCTGACCCGGGCCGGCTTCAACCTGCCCTGGCTGGTCTACAGCGAAGTCTGTGGCCGGCCGGAGGCGGCGCCGACCGCGTGGCGGGTGGGCCTGCGCTACCTGAGCGCCAAGGCCGACTTCCGTGCGTTCCGGGTGCTGTCCCGCGAAGGCCGCCTGGGCTGGGGCGAGTACCTGCGCACGGTGCTGCGCCCGGGCATGGTCTACCGTGCGTTCGACCTGAGCGACATGGGGCCGCCGGTGCAGATGACGGTCGACTGGCTGGCGCTCAAGTGCCGGGGCAGCGGCCGCTGGGTGCGCAGCCGGCTCGGTCTGAACGCGGCCTGA
- a CDS encoding FAD-dependent monooxygenase — translation MSAVLSRAHAHAHVHVPVLQLAVVGAGPVGLALALSAARRLPSAQVCVYDRLSVDHDVSGDPRTLALSQGSVLELQRLGVWADMAERAEPILAVHVSQQQPGLLDLLGKAPAPELLMRAEDEGVPQLGAVIPYGALAAPMRAAWLAACAREPGRLSVRWGSAVSGVRTVPGGVEIDVGAASGAGGALVESHHLAVIAEGGVFAEQARKAVARDYGQTAWVGTIGLEGGEAGVAHERFTPEGPVALLPLPGTTLADDGRTVRRRAALVWCVDRADDAVAELSEVQRLAVLTHLLPERVGRLVSISPLKGFALGLNAERTLVQGRTVRIGNAAQTLHPVAGQGLNLGLRDAHELVTRLARDGDVDQALRRVEWQRAPDRWAMIAATDFLARSFTWPWPGLSTLRGAGLAVLGQVGPLKSLLARRMMFGGR, via the coding sequence ATGTCCGCTGTCCTTTCGAGGGCCCATGCCCATGCCCATGTCCATGTCCCGGTGCTGCAACTGGCCGTGGTCGGTGCCGGCCCGGTCGGTCTGGCGCTGGCGCTGTCGGCTGCACGCCGCCTGCCGTCCGCGCAGGTGTGTGTCTACGACCGTCTGTCCGTCGACCACGACGTCAGCGGCGATCCGCGCACGCTGGCGCTGTCGCAGGGCAGCGTGCTGGAGTTGCAGCGGCTGGGCGTCTGGGCGGACATGGCCGAGCGCGCCGAGCCGATCCTGGCGGTGCACGTGTCGCAGCAGCAGCCGGGACTGCTGGACCTGCTCGGCAAGGCGCCTGCGCCCGAGTTGCTGATGCGCGCGGAGGACGAAGGCGTGCCGCAACTGGGCGCGGTGATTCCCTATGGGGCACTGGCCGCGCCGATGCGGGCGGCGTGGCTGGCGGCCTGTGCCCGCGAGCCGGGTCGGTTGTCCGTGCGCTGGGGCAGCGCGGTGAGCGGCGTGCGCACGGTGCCCGGCGGAGTGGAGATCGATGTCGGCGCGGCCTCCGGGGCTGGCGGGGCCCTGGTCGAGTCGCACCATCTGGCGGTGATCGCGGAGGGCGGCGTGTTCGCCGAGCAGGCCCGCAAGGCCGTTGCCCGCGACTATGGCCAGACCGCCTGGGTCGGCACGATCGGGCTGGAGGGCGGCGAGGCGGGTGTCGCCCACGAGCGCTTCACGCCCGAGGGGCCGGTCGCGCTGCTGCCGCTGCCCGGCACGACGCTGGCCGACGACGGACGCACCGTGCGGCGCCGTGCGGCGCTGGTCTGGTGTGTCGACCGCGCGGATGACGCGGTGGCCGAACTGAGCGAGGTGCAGCGCCTGGCCGTGCTGACCCACCTGCTGCCGGAGCGGGTGGGGCGGCTGGTGTCGATCAGCCCGCTCAAGGGTTTCGCGCTGGGCCTCAACGCCGAGCGCACGCTGGTGCAGGGCCGCACGGTGCGCATCGGCAACGCGGCGCAGACCCTGCATCCAGTCGCCGGCCAGGGCCTGAACCTGGGCCTGCGCGATGCGCACGAACTCGTGACCCGGCTGGCCCGCGACGGCGATGTCGACCAGGCGCTGCGCCGGGTCGAATGGCAGCGGGCACCGGACCGCTGGGCAATGATCGCCGCCACCGATTTCCTGGCCCGCAGCTTCACCTGGCCGTGGCCGGGGCTGAGCACGCTGCGCGGGGCGGGGCTGGCGGTGCTGGGGCAGGTGGGTCCGCTCAAGTCGCTGCTGGCGCGCCGCATGATGTTTGGCGGACGCTGA
- a CDS encoding carboxylate--amine ligase, with the protein MYNNISPAVGCQPAVVLACAGAPEGDLNLVRSLGEQGVPVIVLGEYADPPSRYSRYCIEFVQVPDFGGHPQELLAALAELSRRHGGPLPVFPSADPDLEALSRLGDATRPYMRSTMADPALVLTLMDKGAFSELATRAGLPVPRTFTPHSLAEAEQGAGMLTYPAIVKPSLPTSWRHPALPRAISLAKAIVVESHGELMDICRTVAPWGLALILQEYVPGDDAEHYDVHAFIDQHGEARATFCGRKWRIQPPHVGSGCYVESLHEPALEAMVADLLQRIGYRGIANLNFKRHSRTGEFKLLEINARVSQWSILTTRSGVNLPWMAYRDVCGLAQEAPPPRQSGLWYVSGKSDFRAVRGYVREGLWTWSGYLRSLLKRPMVCQVLSLRDPGPARQLTLRWIAEKMRLRSPS; encoded by the coding sequence ATGTACAACAACATATCCCCGGCGGTGGGTTGCCAGCCCGCCGTCGTTCTCGCGTGCGCCGGTGCCCCGGAAGGGGATCTGAACCTTGTGCGCTCGCTGGGCGAGCAGGGGGTGCCGGTGATCGTCCTGGGTGAATATGCCGACCCGCCGTCCCGCTACTCGCGTTACTGCATCGAGTTCGTGCAGGTGCCCGATTTCGGCGGACATCCGCAGGAACTGCTGGCGGCGCTCGCGGAGTTGTCGCGGCGCCATGGCGGGCCGTTGCCGGTGTTTCCGTCGGCCGACCCGGATCTGGAGGCGCTGAGCCGGCTCGGTGACGCCACCCGGCCGTACATGCGCTCCACGATGGCCGATCCTGCGCTGGTGCTGACGCTGATGGACAAGGGAGCCTTCAGCGAACTGGCCACGCGCGCCGGGCTGCCGGTGCCGCGCACCTTCACGCCACACTCGCTGGCAGAGGCCGAGCAGGGCGCCGGGATGCTGACCTACCCGGCCATCGTCAAGCCCTCGCTGCCGACGTCCTGGAGGCACCCGGCGCTGCCACGCGCGATCAGCCTGGCCAAGGCCATCGTGGTGGAGTCGCACGGCGAGCTGATGGATATCTGTCGCACGGTGGCGCCCTGGGGCCTGGCGTTGATCCTGCAGGAATACGTGCCGGGTGACGATGCCGAGCACTACGACGTGCACGCCTTCATCGACCAGCACGGCGAGGCCCGCGCCACGTTCTGTGGCCGCAAGTGGCGCATCCAGCCGCCCCATGTGGGCAGCGGCTGCTATGTCGAGAGCCTGCACGAGCCGGCGCTGGAGGCGATGGTGGCGGACCTGCTGCAGCGGATCGGCTACCGCGGCATCGCCAACCTCAATTTCAAGCGCCACAGCCGCACGGGCGAGTTCAAGCTGCTGGAGATCAACGCCCGGGTGAGCCAGTGGAGCATCCTGACCACCCGCTCCGGGGTGAACCTGCCGTGGATGGCCTACCGCGATGTCTGCGGACTGGCACAGGAGGCGCCGCCGCCGCGGCAGTCCGGGCTCTGGTACGTCAGCGGCAAGAGCGATTTCCGCGCAGTCCGCGGCTATGTGCGCGAGGGGCTCTGGACCTGGAGCGGCTACCTGCGCTCGCTGCTGAAGCGCCCGATGGTCTGTCAGGTGCTGAGCCTGCGGGATCCCGGCCCCGCCCGCCAGCTCACCCTGCGCTGGATTGCGGAGAAAATGCGCCTGCGGTCACCCTCCTGA
- a CDS encoding GNAT family N-acetyltransferase, giving the protein MSPHFVLPALQHLDAGASVVLMWVERAAGGLKELAAVGVFRRCLASRVFPWPHLSAYQSEHTYLGGLLVDGDAVGPVVEAIRGFLARPGCVWKGLELPKVDTTGKLAEAVRQVAQQHRLPAQLLGPQERSMLTVAGCGEDLLRETLGKKLNEINRCMRRLAEQGEVRWHCLRKDIPEASVEDFLRLEHLGWKGESGTSMRSTKAGEDFFRDMVARFDRDGRALFTELRVDGRAVASTCNFVSGSMGFAFKVGWDPELRKLGPGMLNEVEFIRQVRTHCPDLAAFDSGASADSFINRLWPDRRSLGLLLMPSSRMASCALTATRRLRDSRQARRPKPEIDAIIQQVEA; this is encoded by the coding sequence ATGTCGCCGCACTTCGTGCTGCCGGCGTTGCAGCATCTGGACGCTGGCGCCTCGGTCGTCCTGATGTGGGTCGAGCGTGCGGCCGGTGGGCTGAAGGAGCTGGCCGCGGTCGGCGTGTTCCGGCGGTGTCTGGCGAGCCGGGTGTTTCCATGGCCGCACTTGTCGGCCTACCAGTCCGAGCACACCTATCTGGGGGGGCTGCTGGTCGATGGTGATGCGGTCGGCCCGGTGGTCGAGGCGATCCGGGGCTTCCTGGCCCGGCCGGGTTGTGTCTGGAAGGGGCTGGAGCTGCCCAAGGTGGACACCACGGGCAAGCTGGCCGAAGCGGTCCGGCAGGTTGCGCAGCAGCACCGCCTGCCGGCGCAACTGCTGGGGCCGCAGGAGCGGTCGATGCTGACGGTGGCCGGTTGCGGCGAAGACCTGCTGCGCGAGACCCTCGGCAAGAAGCTCAACGAGATCAACCGCTGCATGCGCCGGCTCGCCGAGCAGGGCGAGGTCCGCTGGCATTGCCTGCGCAAGGACATTCCCGAGGCATCGGTCGAGGATTTCCTGCGCCTGGAGCATCTGGGCTGGAAAGGCGAGTCCGGCACCTCGATGCGTTCGACCAAGGCCGGCGAGGACTTCTTCCGCGACATGGTGGCGCGCTTCGACCGGGACGGCCGGGCGCTGTTCACCGAACTGCGGGTCGATGGCCGTGCGGTGGCGTCCACCTGCAATTTTGTCTCCGGGTCGATGGGCTTCGCCTTCAAGGTGGGCTGGGATCCGGAGCTGCGCAAGCTCGGCCCCGGCATGCTCAACGAGGTCGAGTTCATCCGGCAGGTCCGCACCCATTGTCCGGATCTGGCGGCCTTCGACAGTGGCGCTTCGGCCGATTCGTTCATCAACCGGCTCTGGCCTGACCGGCGGTCGCTCGGGCTGCTGCTGATGCCGTCCAGCCGCATGGCGTCCTGTGCCTTGACGGCGACCCGGCGCCTGCGAGATTCCCGGCAGGCCAGGCGGCCGAAGCCGGAAATTGACGCAATAATCCAGCAAGTCGAAGCCTGA
- a CDS encoding primosomal protein N', whose amino-acid sequence MCRLRVLVDLPRHSRLDAVLDYLAPEPWPAGTLVRVPLGKREVCGIVWGMAETPDPAEADGEAPVLRSVVQVLTDLPPFTHGWLRLVAFAASYYQRSPGEVALSALPPDLRDLDAVQLARRLKRLDKALATAAKVANAAAQAGTPERPALSPEQQQVLDVLADGPPQPSLLFGATGSGKTEVYLREAERVLAAGRQALVLVPEINLTPQLEARFAERFPARCIVSLHSGLTPAQRLQHWLSAHLGRADLVLGTRMAVFASLPRLGLIVVDEEHDPSYKQQEGARYSARDLAVWRGRHEQVPVLLGSATPSLESWYNAGPAEAGGGRYRRLVMPSRIGGGALPAVRVVDLARIAAQFGKQALRAHPLAPPLLDALRERLDRGEQSLVLLNRRGYAPVLHCTNCGWKSACPHCSAWRVFHKLDRTLRCHHCGITERVPRACPDCGDPDIQPMGRGTERLEEQLADLLPGARVGRIDADSTRAKGSLAEQLASVHAGEVDVLVGTQMVAKGHDFRRMTLVAAVQADAALFSSDFRAPERLFSLLMQAGGRAGRDAALAGRSEVWIQTWHPEHALYAALRRHDYEAFAASQLAERESAGMPPFSFQALLRADARTPEAALAFLDAAALQAQALPGAQEVLIYPPVPAPIHRIADVERAQMLVEASGRVTLHRLLAQWLPALQGLSSEPATRVLRWALDVDPISI is encoded by the coding sequence ATGTGCCGTCTGCGCGTGCTGGTCGATCTGCCGCGGCACAGCCGGCTGGATGCGGTGCTGGACTACCTGGCCCCCGAGCCGTGGCCAGCCGGCACGCTCGTGCGGGTGCCGCTGGGCAAGCGCGAGGTCTGCGGCATCGTCTGGGGCATGGCCGAGACGCCCGACCCGGCCGAGGCAGACGGCGAGGCCCCGGTCCTGCGCAGCGTGGTGCAGGTGCTGACCGATCTGCCACCCTTCACCCACGGCTGGCTGCGGCTGGTGGCGTTTGCGGCTTCCTATTACCAGCGCAGTCCCGGCGAGGTGGCCCTGAGCGCCTTGCCGCCCGATCTGCGGGATCTGGATGCGGTGCAGCTGGCCCGCCGGCTCAAGCGGCTGGACAAGGCGCTGGCCACGGCGGCCAAGGTCGCCAATGCAGCCGCTCAGGCGGGCACGCCCGAACGCCCCGCGCTCTCGCCCGAGCAGCAGCAGGTGCTCGACGTGCTGGCCGACGGCCCGCCGCAGCCCAGCCTGCTGTTCGGCGCCACCGGCAGCGGCAAGACCGAGGTCTATCTGCGCGAGGCCGAGCGGGTGCTCGCCGCCGGGCGGCAGGCGCTGGTGCTGGTGCCCGAGATCAACCTGACGCCGCAGCTCGAAGCCCGCTTCGCCGAGCGTTTCCCCGCGCGCTGCATCGTCTCGCTGCACAGCGGCCTGACCCCGGCGCAGCGCCTGCAGCACTGGCTGTCGGCGCACCTCGGTCGCGCCGATCTGGTGCTCGGCACGCGCATGGCGGTGTTCGCGTCCCTGCCGCGACTCGGGCTGATCGTGGTCGACGAGGAGCACGACCCGTCCTACAAGCAGCAGGAGGGCGCGCGTTACTCGGCCCGCGATCTGGCGGTCTGGCGGGGCCGCCATGAACAGGTGCCGGTGCTGCTGGGCTCGGCCACGCCGTCGCTGGAGAGCTGGTACAACGCCGGCCCGGCCGAGGCGGGGGGAGGGCGCTACCGCCGGCTGGTGATGCCGAGCCGCATCGGCGGCGGCGCCTTGCCGGCCGTGCGCGTGGTGGACCTGGCCCGCATCGCCGCGCAGTTCGGCAAGCAGGCCCTGCGTGCCCACCCGCTGGCACCACCGCTGCTGGACGCGCTGCGCGAGCGGCTCGACCGCGGCGAGCAAAGCCTCGTGCTGCTCAACCGCCGCGGCTACGCGCCGGTGCTGCACTGCACGAACTGCGGCTGGAAGAGCGCCTGCCCGCACTGCAGCGCCTGGCGCGTCTTCCACAAGCTCGACCGCACGTTGCGCTGCCACCACTGCGGCATCACCGAGCGGGTGCCGCGCGCCTGCCCGGACTGTGGTGACCCGGACATCCAGCCCATGGGCCGCGGCACCGAGCGGCTGGAGGAGCAGCTCGCCGACCTGCTGCCCGGCGCCCGCGTCGGCCGCATCGACGCCGACAGCACCCGCGCCAAGGGCAGCCTGGCCGAGCAGCTCGCCAGCGTGCATGCGGGCGAGGTCGATGTGCTGGTCGGCACGCAGATGGTCGCCAAGGGCCACGATTTCCGCCGCATGACGCTGGTGGCGGCGGTGCAGGCGGATGCGGCCTTGTTCTCCAGCGACTTCCGGGCGCCGGAGCGGCTGTTCTCGCTGCTGATGCAGGCGGGTGGGCGCGCGGGGCGCGATGCGGCGCTGGCCGGGCGCAGCGAGGTGTGGATCCAGACCTGGCATCCGGAGCACGCGCTCTATGCGGCGTTGCGCCGGCACGACTACGAGGCCTTTGCCGCGTCGCAGCTCGCCGAGCGTGAGTCCGCGGGGATGCCGCCGTTTTCCTTCCAGGCGCTGCTGCGGGCCGACGCGCGCACCCCCGAAGCCGCGCTGGCTTTTCTGGACGCGGCCGCGCTGCAGGCCCAGGCCTTGCCGGGCGCGCAGGAGGTGCTCATCTACCCGCCGGTGCCCGCGCCGATCCACCGGATCGCCGACGTGGAGCGGGCCCAGATGCTGGTCGAGGCCTCCGGGCGTGTCACGTTGCACCGCCTGCTGGCGCAGTGGCTGCCGGCGCTGCAGGGCTTGTCTTCAGAACCGGCCACGCGGGTGCTTCGGTGGGCATTGGACGTCGATCCGATCTCAATTTAG
- the hemE gene encoding uroporphyrinogen decarboxylase, producing the protein MFAPLQNDTFLRALRRQPTDHTPVWLMRQAGRYLPEYCATRAKAGSFMGLATNVDYATEVTLQPLERYPLDAAILFSDILTVPDAMGLGLSFAVGEGPKFAKVVRDEAAVAELAVPDMDKLRYVFDAVTSIRKALNGRVPLIGFSGSPWTLACYMVEGGGSDDYRRVKSLMYSRPDLMHRILAINADSVAAYLNAQIEAGAQAVMIFDSWGGVLADGAFQEFSLAYTRRVLAQLQREHDGVQIPRIVFTKGGGIWLDEIAELDTDGIGLDWTMDLGKARARVGHKVALQGNLDPNVLFAGPAQIEAEVRRVLDRFGAHPGHIFNLGHGISQYTPPEAVTVLVETVHRHSRAMRVA; encoded by the coding sequence ATGTTTGCCCCCCTCCAAAACGACACCTTCCTGCGCGCCCTGCGCCGCCAGCCCACCGACCACACCCCCGTCTGGCTGATGCGCCAGGCCGGTCGCTACCTGCCCGAGTACTGCGCCACACGCGCGAAGGCCGGCAGCTTCATGGGGCTGGCGACCAACGTGGACTACGCCACCGAGGTCACGCTGCAGCCGCTGGAGCGCTACCCGCTCGACGCCGCGATCCTGTTCTCGGACATCCTCACCGTGCCGGACGCGATGGGCCTGGGCCTGAGCTTCGCGGTGGGCGAGGGGCCGAAGTTCGCCAAGGTGGTGCGTGACGAAGCCGCGGTGGCGGAACTGGCCGTGCCGGACATGGACAAGCTGCGCTACGTCTTCGACGCGGTGACCTCGATCCGCAAGGCGCTGAACGGCCGCGTGCCGCTGATCGGCTTTTCGGGCAGCCCGTGGACGCTGGCCTGCTACATGGTCGAAGGTGGTGGCAGCGACGACTACCGGCGCGTCAAGTCGCTGATGTACAGCCGCCCGGACCTGATGCACCGCATCCTGGCCATCAACGCCGACTCGGTGGCGGCCTACCTGAACGCCCAGATCGAAGCCGGTGCCCAGGCCGTGATGATTTTCGACAGCTGGGGTGGCGTGCTGGCCGACGGCGCCTTCCAGGAATTCAGCCTCGCCTACACCCGCCGCGTGCTGGCGCAACTCCAGCGCGAACACGACGGCGTGCAGATCCCGCGCATCGTCTTCACCAAGGGCGGCGGCATCTGGCTCGACGAGATCGCCGAACTGGACACCGACGGCATCGGCCTCGACTGGACGATGGACCTTGGCAAGGCGCGCGCGCGTGTCGGCCACAAGGTGGCGCTGCAGGGCAATCTGGACCCGAACGTGCTGTTCGCCGGCCCGGCGCAGATCGAGGCCGAAGTGCGCCGCGTGCTCGACCGCTTTGGCGCGCACCCCGGCCACATCTTCAACCTCGGCCACGGCATCAGCCAGTACACGCCGCCGGAAGCGGTGACGGTGCTGGTCGAGACGGTGCATCGCCACTCGCGTGCGATGCGGGTTGCCTGA
- a CDS encoding LemA family protein — translation MLGRLRSWCWMVMSALALVSLTGCGYNDFQKLDEDVKGSWSEVLNQYQRRADLVPNLVATVKGEASFEQDTLTKVVEARAKATSIQATPELINNPEAFKKFQAAQGELSGALSRLLVVTENYPNLKANQGFQDLRVQLEGTENRITVARNRYIKTVQEYNVLARSFPTNLTAMVFHYEVKPNLAVANEAQISQPPAVSFDKPAAK, via the coding sequence ATGTTGGGACGACTGCGCTCGTGGTGCTGGATGGTGATGAGCGCGCTGGCGCTGGTGTCGCTGACCGGCTGCGGCTACAACGATTTCCAGAAGCTGGACGAGGATGTGAAGGGCAGTTGGTCCGAAGTGCTGAACCAGTACCAGCGCCGGGCCGATCTGGTGCCCAACCTCGTCGCCACCGTCAAGGGCGAAGCCAGCTTCGAGCAGGACACGCTGACCAAGGTCGTCGAGGCCCGCGCCAAGGCGACCAGCATCCAGGCCACGCCGGAGCTGATCAACAACCCCGAGGCGTTCAAGAAGTTCCAGGCCGCGCAGGGTGAACTGAGCGGCGCGCTGAGCCGCCTGCTGGTCGTCACCGAGAACTACCCCAACCTGAAGGCCAACCAGGGCTTCCAGGACCTGCGCGTGCAGCTCGAAGGCACCGAAAACCGCATCACCGTGGCGCGCAACCGCTACATCAAGACGGTGCAGGAATACAACGTGCTGGCCCGCAGCTTCCCGACCAACCTGACGGCGATGGTCTTCCACTACGAGGTCAAGCCGAATCTGGCCGTGGCCAACGAGGCGCAGATCAGCCAGCCGCCCGCCGTGAGCTTCGACAAGCCCGCGGCCAAGTAA
- a CDS encoding TPM domain-containing protein: MTALMRGLFAFGLWLLMAVGSHAQDIQPVPALTDRVIDQTGTLQPAQHQALVAQLAALEREAGSQVVVLLVRSTQPEDIAAYAQRVGDTWKIGRRTVGDGLLIVVATQDRKVRIEVAKTLEGAIPDLMAKRVINEQITPAFRQGDYASGLSSAVRVLGGLIKGEGLPAPSASDQGGGAQDSPDPMMWILLTVVMLPMFARALVGIFGRKLGPLLTSAGAGGLTWLMTASLAVAGLAAVVGLVVALVMGVMSFISPSVSRGRSLPMPGGWGGGGGGGWGRGGGSGGGFSSGGGGDFGGGGASGGW, from the coding sequence ATGACTGCCCTGATGCGAGGTCTGTTCGCGTTCGGACTGTGGCTGCTGATGGCCGTCGGCAGCCACGCCCAGGACATCCAGCCCGTGCCCGCGCTCACCGACCGGGTGATCGACCAGACCGGCACGCTCCAGCCGGCGCAGCACCAGGCCCTGGTCGCCCAGCTCGCCGCGCTGGAGCGGGAAGCCGGCTCGCAGGTGGTGGTCCTGCTCGTGCGCAGCACACAGCCCGAGGACATCGCCGCCTATGCCCAGCGCGTGGGCGACACCTGGAAGATTGGCCGCCGCACGGTGGGCGACGGGCTGCTGATCGTCGTGGCCACGCAGGACCGCAAGGTGCGCATCGAGGTGGCCAAGACACTCGAAGGGGCCATTCCGGACCTGATGGCCAAGCGGGTCATCAACGAGCAGATCACGCCGGCCTTCCGCCAGGGCGACTACGCCAGCGGCCTGTCGTCGGCGGTGCGCGTGCTGGGGGGCCTGATCAAGGGCGAAGGGCTGCCCGCACCATCGGCCTCCGACCAGGGGGGCGGTGCCCAGGACAGCCCGGACCCGATGATGTGGATCCTGCTGACCGTGGTCATGCTGCCGATGTTCGCGCGCGCGCTGGTCGGGATCTTCGGGCGCAAGCTCGGCCCGCTGCTGACCAGCGCCGGCGCGGGCGGCCTCACCTGGCTGATGACGGCCAGCCTGGCGGTGGCCGGTCTGGCGGCGGTCGTCGGGCTGGTCGTCGCGCTGGTGATGGGCGTGATGAGCTTCATCTCGCCGAGCGTCAGCCGCGGCCGGTCTCTGCCGATGCCCGGCGGTTGGGGCGGTGGTGGCGGCGGTGGCTGGGGCCGCGGTGGTGGCTCCGGCGGCGGGTTCTCGTCCGGTGGCGGGGGCGATTTTGGCGGCGGCGGTGCGTCCGGTGGCTGGTGA